Proteins encoded within one genomic window of Flavobacteriales bacterium:
- a CDS encoding GNAT family N-acetyltransferase, whose amino-acid sequence MSDKDGKYLKRPEDFAYDLKRIGADDFDLLIPLMKDCFGMDADIDYFRWKYVENPAGSFIGFVAVDTFTKEVGGYYGVIPQFFELNGERKIIFQSCDTMTHSSHRRRGLFRKLALRCYQELRDEGKFFVIGFGGGQSTPGFLKFGWKRLFDYRYYFKPSILCRFAGKSDKKDFMLRTSHKAMEAGLDMTRQEISAKAKAVRTPEQIKWRLSNPYHKYLTLQLKSDPESYITFYVDQDKLVLFDMFLKEFSSGKKMMQFLSNEVVAKGFKGIISFCQENGVDANLLKQLGFISNPFNSGPLSERVPFILFSEEDVMAQYMEPESWWVTTYDHDSL is encoded by the coding sequence ATGTCTGACAAGGATGGAAAATACCTGAAGCGTCCAGAGGATTTCGCTTATGACCTCAAGCGTATCGGAGCGGATGATTTTGACCTGCTCATTCCGCTGATGAAAGACTGCTTCGGCATGGATGCGGACATCGACTATTTCCGCTGGAAGTATGTGGAAAACCCTGCTGGAAGTTTCATCGGCTTTGTGGCGGTTGACACATTCACAAAGGAAGTTGGCGGCTATTATGGCGTCATTCCGCAGTTTTTTGAGCTGAACGGTGAACGAAAAATCATCTTCCAGTCGTGCGATACGATGACGCATTCTTCGCATCGAAGACGTGGTCTTTTTCGGAAGTTGGCGCTGCGCTGCTACCAAGAACTGCGCGATGAAGGAAAATTCTTCGTGATCGGTTTCGGTGGCGGCCAGTCCACTCCTGGCTTCTTGAAATTCGGATGGAAACGACTGTTCGATTATCGTTACTATTTCAAGCCCTCCATCCTATGTCGCTTTGCAGGGAAATCCGACAAGAAGGACTTCATGCTGCGGACCTCACATAAAGCCATGGAAGCAGGGTTGGACATGACGAGGCAGGAAATTTCGGCCAAAGCCAAAGCGGTTAGAACGCCCGAACAGATAAAATGGCGGCTCAGCAATCCGTACCATAAATACCTCACGCTTCAACTCAAAAGTGATCCGGAAAGCTACATTACATTCTATGTAGACCAAGATAAACTGGTACTGTTTGATATGTTTCTGAAGGAATTTTCGAGCGGCAAAAAAATGATGCAATTCCTTAGCAATGAAGTGGTTGCAAAAGGATTTAAAGGCATCATCTCGTTCTGTCAGGAAAATGGTGTGGACGCCAACTTATTGAAGCAATTGGGTTTCATCAGCAATCCATTCAATTCTGGGCCATTGAGCGAGCGCGTGCCTTTTATTCTCTTCTCCGAAGAAGATGTAATGGCCCAATACATGGAGCCAGAGAGTTGGTGGGTTACGACCTACGATCATGATTCACTTTAA
- a CDS encoding SDR family oxidoreductase — protein sequence MINTVFKEGLFVDKVVLVTGGGTGIGLRIAREFGQLGATVVIASRSMEKLNAGLKVLVDDGSNATALECNIRDEESIKACVSSIIDKFGRIDILINNGGGQFPSPAEFINRKGWHAVLETNLTGTFFLTQEVFNKSMREKGGSVVNITMDNRNGFPMLAHSAAARSGVQNLTLSLANEWGKYGVRINSLNPGTIDSSGLDSYAPQFQEYVRGYGKNNQHFRLGTEAEIASAAIFLSSPAASFITGICLAVDGGESIYTPLMPPIDNERNPKFDDE from the coding sequence ATGATCAATACGGTTTTCAAAGAAGGCCTTTTTGTAGATAAGGTTGTGCTGGTAACAGGCGGAGGAACGGGCATCGGGCTGCGTATTGCACGCGAGTTCGGTCAGTTGGGCGCAACGGTGGTCATTGCCAGCCGAAGCATGGAAAAACTGAATGCTGGACTGAAAGTTTTGGTGGATGACGGTTCCAACGCAACCGCATTGGAATGCAATATCCGCGATGAGGAAAGCATAAAAGCCTGTGTTTCATCCATCATCGACAAGTTCGGACGAATTGACATTCTCATCAACAATGGTGGCGGTCAGTTTCCATCGCCAGCAGAGTTCATCAACCGCAAAGGTTGGCATGCGGTTCTTGAAACCAACCTCACAGGAACGTTCTTCCTGACGCAAGAGGTATTCAACAAAAGCATGCGAGAAAAGGGCGGCTCGGTTGTAAATATCACGATGGACAACCGCAACGGTTTTCCAATGCTGGCCCACTCTGCCGCTGCCCGTTCAGGCGTTCAGAACCTGACGCTCTCGCTGGCAAATGAATGGGGGAAATACGGAGTTCGTATCAACAGTCTCAATCCTGGAACCATCGACTCGAGCGGCTTGGACAGCTATGCCCCGCAATTTCAAGAATATGTTCGAGGATATGGCAAGAACAACCAGCACTTCCGATTGGGAACCGAAGCGGAGATTGCTTCCGCAGCGATTTTTCTGAGTTCTCCAGCTGCATCTTTCATTACAGGTATATGCTTGGCCGTTGATGGAGGCGAATCCATTTACACACCTCTCATGCCACCGATCGATAACGAACGGAATCCCAAATTTGATGATGAGTGA
- a CDS encoding sterol desaturase family protein, with amino-acid sequence MKSLFEIYRSPEVWGFTDDVTVYFIPGFLILIALEIYVSYREQIKIHEPKDSFASIGMGMGSLVIGFGVKFAAFGLFLYLYQFDILGIKQYLGMDKWYAWVLLFFADDFSFYWHHRLSHHIRILWAAHINHHSSENYNLAVALRQSWTEILYKYTFWMWLPLIGFHPIMIFTMMGISLLYQFWVHTKTIKTLGPLEWVMNTPSHHRVHHASNARYLDRNHAGILIIWDRMFGTFQKELDEDPVTYGITSNIHTYNLFKIAFHEFGNIWKDVSEAPDLKSKLAYIFAPPGWSHDGRSKTSDQLRKEKGITA; translated from the coding sequence ATGAAAAGCCTCTTTGAAATCTATCGCTCTCCCGAAGTTTGGGGATTCACGGATGACGTAACGGTTTACTTCATCCCAGGCTTTCTGATTCTGATCGCTTTGGAAATTTATGTGAGCTATCGCGAACAGATAAAAATCCATGAACCGAAGGACAGTTTTGCCAGCATCGGTATGGGAATGGGTTCACTGGTTATCGGTTTCGGGGTGAAATTCGCAGCTTTCGGTCTGTTCCTCTACTTGTATCAGTTCGACATTCTTGGCATAAAGCAGTATTTGGGAATGGACAAGTGGTATGCGTGGGTGCTTCTGTTTTTTGCGGATGATTTTTCCTTCTACTGGCATCATCGCCTAAGTCATCATATTCGCATTCTGTGGGCAGCGCACATCAACCATCATTCATCCGAAAACTACAACTTGGCGGTAGCTTTGCGACAGAGTTGGACGGAGATCCTTTACAAGTACACGTTTTGGATGTGGCTGCCGTTGATCGGCTTCCACCCCATCATGATCTTTACCATGATGGGAATCAGCTTGCTGTATCAGTTTTGGGTGCACACAAAAACCATCAAAACGCTTGGCCCGCTTGAATGGGTGATGAACACGCCATCGCATCATCGCGTGCATCACGCCAGTAATGCCCGCTACTTGGACAGGAACCATGCTGGCATTCTGATCATTTGGGACCGCATGTTCGGGACATTCCAAAAGGAATTGGACGAAGATCCTGTGACGTACGGCATCACCTCGAACATTCACACTTACAATCTTTTCAAAATCGCGTTCCATGAGTTCGGCAATATCTGGAAAGATGTGAGCGAAGCTCCCGATCTTAAAAGCAAACTCGCCTACATTTTTGCTCCTCCTGGATGGAGCCATGATGGCCGAAGCAAAACCTCCGATCAACTTCGGAAGGAAAAGGGAATAACTGCCTGA